A window of the Deltaproteobacteria bacterium genome harbors these coding sequences:
- a CDS encoding AMP-binding protein: MDGFVPWPGSFREQYLKARYWREKPLASIIETAAARWPRRIAITFNGQGITYAELQRRVNRLALHLGKLGHRPLDRLLLQLPNCPETLYLYFAAVKIGVIPVMALPAHRLAEMAFFAEFAAVKSYCIPGLFGKFDYPALAREVRMRAPSLKHIIVHADQVPDGMISLQKLLDDPLEERVNGETIFAVLKPDPFEPAVFQLSGGTTGIPKLIPRTHNDYYYNVYRNSEICGFSGDTVYLVAIPMTHNFATACPGWQGVFLHGGRVVLSPSPSPDTIFPLIEREKVTTIPAVPAIVINMLNHPDRGRYDLSSLQMLHVGGSKLNEETARRIRSELGAGVQQVLGMAEGPLFWTRPDDPEEISWITQGRPLSPGDEFRIVDAGDRDVKPGEIGELICRGPYTIRGYYKAPTHNREAFSEDGFYRSGDLCRLHESGNIVVEGRSKDTINRGGEKISAEEMENHILAHPKVRLCAYVAMPDPVLGERAVLFAVTREGQTFNMEELSTFLLTERRIARYKLPERLEILDEMPLTPVGKVDKARLREWIAKKLETENRK, translated from the coding sequence ATGGACGGATTCGTACCCTGGCCTGGATCATTCAGGGAACAATATTTAAAGGCCCGTTATTGGCGGGAAAAACCTCTCGCATCGATCATCGAAACTGCGGCAGCCCGTTGGCCCCGGCGTATTGCCATCACCTTCAACGGCCAGGGTATCACATACGCAGAACTGCAACGCAGGGTCAATCGTCTGGCGTTGCACCTGGGAAAACTCGGACATCGGCCCCTGGATCGCCTGCTCCTCCAACTGCCCAATTGTCCGGAAACCCTTTACCTGTATTTTGCCGCTGTGAAAATCGGCGTCATCCCCGTTATGGCCCTACCAGCCCACCGGTTGGCGGAAATGGCCTTTTTTGCCGAATTCGCTGCGGTGAAAAGCTATTGCATCCCCGGCCTCTTCGGAAAGTTCGATTACCCTGCTCTGGCAAGGGAAGTCCGCATGAGGGCGCCAAGTCTAAAACATATCATCGTCCATGCCGATCAGGTTCCGGACGGCATGATTTCCCTCCAGAAATTACTGGACGACCCCCTGGAAGAACGGGTCAACGGAGAAACGATATTTGCAGTCCTGAAACCCGACCCCTTTGAACCGGCGGTGTTTCAGCTATCGGGTGGAACCACGGGCATCCCGAAACTGATCCCAAGGACCCACAACGACTACTACTACAACGTATACCGGAACAGTGAGATATGCGGATTCTCCGGGGATACGGTTTATCTTGTCGCCATCCCCATGACCCACAACTTCGCCACCGCCTGCCCGGGCTGGCAGGGGGTGTTCCTGCACGGCGGCCGGGTTGTTTTGTCCCCCTCCCCTTCCCCCGATACAATTTTTCCCCTGATTGAAAGAGAGAAAGTGACGACGATTCCTGCCGTACCCGCTATCGTCATCAATATGTTGAATCATCCGGACCGGGGGCGATACGATCTGTCGTCGCTCCAAATGTTGCACGTCGGCGGTTCGAAACTGAACGAGGAAACAGCCCGGCGAATTCGCAGTGAACTCGGGGCGGGGGTACAACAGGTTTTGGGCATGGCGGAAGGGCCCCTATTCTGGACCCGACCGGACGACCCGGAAGAAATCAGCTGGATTACCCAGGGGAGACCTCTTTCTCCTGGGGACGAATTCCGAATCGTTGACGCGGGAGACAGGGACGTCAAGCCGGGTGAAATCGGTGAACTCATCTGCCGCGGTCCTTATACGATCCGGGGGTACTACAAGGCCCCGACACATAACAGGGAAGCTTTCAGCGAAGACGGATTCTATCGCTCAGGCGATCTCTGCCGCCTCCATGAAAGTGGTAACATTGTTGTGGAAGGACGGAGTAAGGACACAATCAACCGCGGGGGTGAAAAAATCAGTGCAGAAGAGATGGAAAACCACATTCTTGCTCACCCCAAGGTTCGGCTGTGCGCATATGTGGCCATGCCCGACCCTGTTTTGGGCGAACGGGCAGTCCTTTTTGCCGTTACCCGGGAAGGACAGACGTTCAACATGGAAGAACTGAGCACATTCCTTTTGACGGAGCGCCGGATTGCCCGTTACAAATTGCCTGAACGGTTGGAAATTCTGGACGAAATGCCTCTGACACCTGTCGGCAAGGTAGATAAAGCCCGACTCCGGGAATGGATTGCGAAAAAACTGGAAACTGAAAATCGAAAATAG
- a CDS encoding glycine zipper family protein, with amino-acid sequence MTTSHFRRAIAIIPLERSKFRQVFGQSILLTLCMLSLLVACPCLAKADPWRGNYEEPLLTYPTQVFMYPRAGQPPMQQDRDRYECHIWAMGQSGFDPSLPPLPVHRPVRVEPMPPVGHDTTSLAFTGALLGAIIGGHHHTGRGALIGGVIGAMAGLASDSARAQTARRIEEEQSQRYKEYDSHMEKRASDYRRAMGACLEGRGYGVK; translated from the coding sequence ATGACTACATCGCACTTCCGGAGGGCCATTGCCATAATACCTTTGGAACGATCGAAATTCCGGCAGGTTTTTGGTCAGTCGATCCTGTTAACCCTCTGTATGTTGTCGTTGCTGGTGGCCTGTCCCTGCCTCGCAAAAGCGGATCCGTGGCGTGGCAATTATGAAGAGCCCCTATTGACTTACCCAACCCAGGTTTTCATGTACCCCCGGGCGGGCCAGCCACCGATGCAGCAGGATCGTGATCGTTATGAATGTCACATCTGGGCCATGGGACAGAGCGGATTTGACCCGAGTCTACCTCCCCTCCCGGTTCATCGCCCAGTCCGGGTCGAACCGATGCCCCCGGTTGGCCATGATACGACATCCTTGGCATTCACGGGAGCTCTGCTGGGCGCAATTATCGGCGGTCACCACCATACAGGAAGGGGGGCATTGATCGGTGGGGTCATCGGTGCCATGGCCGGATTGGCATCCGATTCCGCCAGAGCGCAAACCGCGCGGCGTATCGAAGAGGAGCAGTCGCAACGGTATAAGGAATATGACAGCCATATGGAGAAAAGGGCTTCCGACTACAGGCGGGCCATGGGGGCCTGCCTCGAGGGAAGGGGTTACGGCGTTAAATAA
- a CDS encoding DUF3108 domain-containing protein has product MKAKTVLKKPLEGFFETPEKGALIVFKRKQANLSDHRVRKTCLIVLLSFLSCVGFDDINANALAWAKEFPFAVGEKLTYRARLGPIAVGTTTISVRPSNLSKAPDTYHFIMETRTSSRINWFYRINETQESWVDGKMSRSLAYRKRDTGTHVRDVVVRFDWQTMRASYRNAGKDEKTSSLLPGTFDPLALFFVLRTKPLRVGNTVELPISNGKKLVRAIARVVKRETITINGKKHDTFLVVPDLGALNEALGGKDASDLMIWFSADAKRFPLKIASRFPIGSFVFEMVSAETGQS; this is encoded by the coding sequence ATGAAGGCTAAAACAGTTTTAAAAAAGCCCCTTGAGGGCTTTTTTGAAACACCAGAGAAAGGCGCTCTGATCGTGTTTAAGAGAAAACAGGCAAACCTCTCCGACCATCGTGTCAGGAAAACCTGCCTCATCGTGCTCCTCTCTTTCCTGAGCTGTGTCGGGTTTGATGATATTAACGCCAATGCCCTTGCATGGGCGAAGGAATTTCCTTTTGCAGTCGGAGAAAAACTCACCTACCGTGCCCGCCTGGGACCCATTGCAGTCGGCACGACCACCATATCAGTTAGGCCATCTAACCTATCGAAGGCTCCAGATACCTATCATTTCATCATGGAGACCAGAACAAGCAGCCGGATAAACTGGTTTTACCGTATCAACGAAACTCAGGAGTCCTGGGTGGACGGGAAGATGAGCCGGAGCCTTGCCTATCGCAAGCGGGACACGGGTACCCATGTCCGCGATGTCGTCGTGCGATTCGACTGGCAAACAATGAGGGCATCATATCGGAACGCCGGGAAAGACGAAAAGACGAGTTCTCTGCTACCGGGCACATTCGATCCGCTGGCTCTGTTCTTTGTTCTCCGCACGAAACCGTTAAGAGTCGGAAATACTGTGGAACTTCCAATCAGTAACGGGAAAAAACTGGTCCGTGCCATTGCCAGAGTTGTGAAGCGTGAAACAATCACAATCAACGGGAAAAAGCATGATACTTTCCTGGTCGTGCCCGATCTGGGAGCTCTGAACGAAGCCCTGGGCGGGAAGGATGCATCAGATTTGATGATCTGGTTTAGTGCGGATGCGAAGCGTTTTCCGTTGAAGATCGCCAGTCGCTTCCCGATAGGCAGCTTTGTTTTTGAAATGGTATCCGCAGAAACCGGCCAAAGTTGA